A genomic region of Zalophus californianus isolate mZalCal1 chromosome 1, mZalCal1.pri.v2, whole genome shotgun sequence contains the following coding sequences:
- the LOC113916072 gene encoding proline-rich protein 2-like — MPNTRLTVRLCGAARVSLSAEKCGPNSQDRSCPPLAGLPLPGGIRTEAAHLPPGAAPPPPAPPPGPRAPHSPPGRAPREERAEAGAGRCGLGICARRSRCPPPAPPPEVAPAAPQLLPGDRGAEKRARCPPLPPRRCHRREQRRQSRVGRAGLRSFPPRPPGRPPPARRPGQAGSSRESRARGPEPPGTPHSSPTGSALAEGGDSTPPCGGAGCKAAVATATRVAARRAEGEERSPERGRPGARAAQPHPAGPHLRAAQEPESGALLGGAGWGGVLRTHRCAGTAPGRFRRP, encoded by the exons ATGCCTAACACAAGGCTCACAGTCCGCCTTT GCGGAGCCGCCAGAGTTTCCCTCAGTGCGGAGAAGTGTGGTCCCAACTCTCAGGACCGAAGCTGCCCACCACTCGCCGGGCTGCCCCTTCCCGGCGGCATCAGGACCGaagctgcccacctcccccccggGGCCGCACCGCCACCCCCGGCCCCCCCGCCCGGGCCCCGGGCCCCGCACTCACCACCCGGCCGGGCCCCGCGGGAGGAGCGCGCCGAGGCGGGCGCCGGCCGCTGCGGGCTCGGGATCTGCGCGCGGCGGTCTCGctgccccccgcccgccccccccccggagGTGGCTCCGGCGGCGCCGCAGCTGTTACCCGGAGACCGAGGGGCGGAAAAGCGCGCCCGCTGCCCGCCCCTCCCGCCGCGCCGCTGCCACCGCCGGGAACAAAGGAGACAAAGCCGCGTCGGCCGGGCCGGGCTTCGCTCCTTCCCCCCGCGCCCGCCGGGccgccctccccccgcccgccgcccagGCCAGGCCGGAAGCAGCCGCGAGAGCCGGGCGCGCGGCCCCGAGCCGCCCGGGACCCCGCATTCCAGCCCTACGGGCTCCGCACTTGCCGAGGGCGGGGATTCGACCCCTCCCTGTGGGGGCGCAGGCTGCAAGGCGGCGGTAGCCACGGCAACGCGGGTCGCGGCCAGGCGAGCCGAGGGCGAGGAGCGGAGCCCGGAGCGCGGGCGGCCGGGAGCGCGGGCggcccagccccaccccgccGGGCCTCACCTGCGCGCGGCGCAGGAACCGGAATCAGGAGCCCTCctgggaggggcggggtgggggggcgtgcTCCGCACCCACAGGTGTGCAGGTACCGCGCCCGGCCGCTTCCGTCGCCCCTGA
- the CCDC51 gene encoding mitochondrial potassium channel isoform X1, with protein sequence MTGHRTTFTMQHVMGVPRVLVRSGLLGRDLFMIRTLCSPGPSQPRKKGPEGVALELYHRLTALGRALGHNIRQRASSTATTWWDRYEEFVGLSEVREAQGNVTEAEKVFMVARGLVREAREDLEVHQAKLKEVRDRLDRVSREDNQYLELATLEHRMLQEEKRLRGTYLRAEDSEREKFSLFSAAVRESHEKERTRAERTKNWSLIGSVLGALIGVAGSTYVNRVRLQELKALLLEAQKGPVSLQEAIREQASSYSLQQRDLHDLMVDLRGLVQAGPGQSSVAQAGASPTRDRDADVLSATLKEQLSHSRQVRSCLEGLRKRLDDLEKTFSQTAELVQLAKAAVHPGLVEPADGALPGSLLEQGSMILALSDMERRLEAQANRNTICSTLVTSVTLVAILPVLYMLFRAS encoded by the exons ATGACAGGACACCGCACCACGTTTACCATGCAGCATGTCATGGGTGTGCCCCGCGTGTTGGTGCGGAGCGGCCTCCTTGGAAGGGACCTCTTTATGATCAGGACTCTCTGCAGCCCAGGCCCTAGCCAGCCCAGAAAGAAAGGACCTGAGGGTGTGGCCCTGGAGCTGTACCACCGCCTCACAGCCctgggaagagccctggggcacaACATTCGGCAGCGAGCATCCTCCACGGCCACGACATGGTGGGACAGATATGAAGAGTTTGTCGGACTCAGTGAGGTTCGAGAGGCCCAGGGAAACGTGACTGAG GCAGAGAAAGTGTTCATGGTGGCTCGAGGGCTTGTCCGAGAGGCTCGGGAGGACTTGGAAGTTCACCAGGCCAagctgaaggaggtgagggaccGCTTGGACCGCGTCTCCAGAGAGGATAACCAGTACCTAGAACTGGCTACGCTGGAGCACCGGATGCTGCAG GAGGAGAAGAGGCTTCGTGGAACCTATCTGCGTGCTGAAGACTCGGAGCGAGAGAagttctccctcttctctgcagCTGTGCGGGAAAGTCACGAGAAGGAGCGCACTCGAGCTGAGAGGACCAAGAACTGGTCCCTCATTGGGTCAGTCCTGGGGGCCCTGATTGGTGTGGCTGGCTCCACCTATGTGAACCGTGTGCGGCTACAGGAGCTGAAGGCCTTGCTCTTAGAGGCACAGAAGGGGCCTGTGAGCCTCCAGGAGGCCATCCGAGAACAGGCATCCAGCTACTCCCTCCAGCAGAGGGACCTCCACGACCTCATGGTGGACCTAAGGGGCCTGGTACAAGCTGGGCCTGGGCAGAGCTCTGTGGCCCAGGCAGGTGCTTCCCCGACCCGAGACAGAGATGCAGATGTCCTTTCAGCCACCTTGAAAGAGCAGCTCAGCCATTCCAGGCAGGTCCGTTCCTGTCTAGAGGGTTTACGAAAGCGGCTTGATGACTTGGAAAAGACTTTCAGCCAAACGGCTGAGTTGGTTCAGCTTGCAAAGGCTGCAGTGCATCCGGGCCTGGTGGAGCCAGCAGATGGGGCTCTGCCTGGCTCCTTGCTGGAGCAGGGGAGCATGATCCTGGCGCTGTCGGACATGGAGCGGAGGCTAGAAGCCCAGGCCAACAGGAACACCATCTGTAGCACGCTGGTCACCTCTGTGACATTGGTGGCCATACTGCCTGTGCTCTACATGCTGTTCAGGGCCAGCTAG
- the CCDC51 gene encoding mitochondrial potassium channel isoform X2, which translates to MVARGLVREAREDLEVHQAKLKEVRDRLDRVSREDNQYLELATLEHRMLQEEKRLRGTYLRAEDSEREKFSLFSAAVRESHEKERTRAERTKNWSLIGSVLGALIGVAGSTYVNRVRLQELKALLLEAQKGPVSLQEAIREQASSYSLQQRDLHDLMVDLRGLVQAGPGQSSVAQAGASPTRDRDADVLSATLKEQLSHSRQVRSCLEGLRKRLDDLEKTFSQTAELVQLAKAAVHPGLVEPADGALPGSLLEQGSMILALSDMERRLEAQANRNTICSTLVTSVTLVAILPVLYMLFRAS; encoded by the exons ATGGTGGCTCGAGGGCTTGTCCGAGAGGCTCGGGAGGACTTGGAAGTTCACCAGGCCAagctgaaggaggtgagggaccGCTTGGACCGCGTCTCCAGAGAGGATAACCAGTACCTAGAACTGGCTACGCTGGAGCACCGGATGCTGCAG GAGGAGAAGAGGCTTCGTGGAACCTATCTGCGTGCTGAAGACTCGGAGCGAGAGAagttctccctcttctctgcagCTGTGCGGGAAAGTCACGAGAAGGAGCGCACTCGAGCTGAGAGGACCAAGAACTGGTCCCTCATTGGGTCAGTCCTGGGGGCCCTGATTGGTGTGGCTGGCTCCACCTATGTGAACCGTGTGCGGCTACAGGAGCTGAAGGCCTTGCTCTTAGAGGCACAGAAGGGGCCTGTGAGCCTCCAGGAGGCCATCCGAGAACAGGCATCCAGCTACTCCCTCCAGCAGAGGGACCTCCACGACCTCATGGTGGACCTAAGGGGCCTGGTACAAGCTGGGCCTGGGCAGAGCTCTGTGGCCCAGGCAGGTGCTTCCCCGACCCGAGACAGAGATGCAGATGTCCTTTCAGCCACCTTGAAAGAGCAGCTCAGCCATTCCAGGCAGGTCCGTTCCTGTCTAGAGGGTTTACGAAAGCGGCTTGATGACTTGGAAAAGACTTTCAGCCAAACGGCTGAGTTGGTTCAGCTTGCAAAGGCTGCAGTGCATCCGGGCCTGGTGGAGCCAGCAGATGGGGCTCTGCCTGGCTCCTTGCTGGAGCAGGGGAGCATGATCCTGGCGCTGTCGGACATGGAGCGGAGGCTAGAAGCCCAGGCCAACAGGAACACCATCTGTAGCACGCTGGTCACCTCTGTGACATTGGTGGCCATACTGCCTGTGCTCTACATGCTGTTCAGGGCCAGCTAG